A portion of the Cyanobium sp. PCC 7001 genome contains these proteins:
- a CDS encoding heme o synthase: protein MVSLTALPVARPTVPRSVALPAWLEVAKPRLIPLLLATTLAGMAITGGGITAPVIACTLVGGALASAAAGVLNCLWEQDLDGRMQRTSRRALPSGRLAQQQAFAMAVALTLAAVGVLVVGVNALAASLALLGLCSYVLLYTALLKPRTPQNIVIGGVAGAIPPLVGAAAASGGLSLSSWWLFALVMVWTPAHFWALALLLRDDYRSVGIPMLPVVKGVSVTARAIRTYAWITVVLSLGGVWMLPSGGLLYGLLVLPFNGRLLQLVQALVARPEDPGCARSLFRWSILYLFGISLLLLLARLPQADALSMPLGMLPTLGG from the coding sequence ATGGTGAGTCTCACCGCCCTGCCGGTGGCCCGACCGACGGTCCCCCGCTCCGTGGCGCTGCCGGCCTGGCTCGAGGTGGCCAAGCCCCGCCTGATCCCCCTGCTGCTGGCCACCACCCTGGCCGGGATGGCCATCACCGGCGGGGGCATCACCGCTCCGGTGATCGCCTGCACCCTGGTGGGTGGCGCGCTGGCCTCGGCGGCAGCCGGGGTGCTGAACTGCCTCTGGGAGCAGGATCTGGACGGACGCATGCAGCGCACCAGCCGCCGCGCGCTCCCCTCCGGCCGCCTGGCCCAGCAGCAGGCCTTCGCCATGGCCGTGGCCCTCACGCTCGCGGCCGTGGGCGTGCTGGTGGTGGGGGTCAACGCCCTGGCGGCCAGCCTGGCGCTGCTGGGTCTCTGCAGTTACGTGCTGCTCTACACCGCCCTGCTCAAGCCCCGCACACCCCAGAACATCGTGATCGGGGGTGTGGCCGGAGCGATTCCTCCCCTGGTGGGGGCCGCGGCGGCCAGTGGGGGGCTGTCCCTGTCGAGCTGGTGGCTGTTCGCCCTCGTGATGGTGTGGACCCCCGCCCACTTCTGGGCCCTGGCCCTGCTGCTCAGGGACGACTACCGCTCGGTGGGCATCCCCATGCTCCCCGTGGTGAAGGGGGTGTCCGTGACCGCCCGTGCCATCCGCACCTATGCCTGGATCACCGTGGTGCTGAGTTTGGGCGGCGTTTGGATGCTTCCCAGTGGCGGTCTGCTCTACGGGCTGCTGGTGCTTCCCTTCAACGGCCGACTGCTGCAGCTCGTGCAGGCCCTGGTGGCCCGGCCGGAGGATCCCGGCTGCGCCCGGTCCCTGTTCCGTTGGTCGATCCTTTACCTCTTCGGGATCAGCCTGCTGCTGCTGCTGGCCCGTCTGCCCCAGGCCGACGCCCTCTCCATGCCGTTGGGGATGCTGCCTACATTGGGCGGCTGA
- a CDS encoding heme A synthase: MRAGLWPSPRPRAPLAASTRPASPPPGSGPDSGSEDGALLGRISRLSGHLVVALVILVVIGGATRVMQAGLACPDWPLCYGALLPGRQMNLQVFLEWFHRLDAFVVGMALLVMAAASVLGRRRLPHWLPWIACGALALVAVQGGLGALTVTRLLASSLVTAHLAAALTLLALISAVHQILRRQAGRHPSPHTIRQGDLPGSPAGKLELVPIGQRFWRRLWRLALLLALALVMAQCLLGGWMASHWAAEQCLASGQGCNLLALHRRLASGAGASLLLLAPLGIVLPGQSRSGRALAVAAGALVVLQIALGVVTLRLGLTVPAVTIAHQLGAALLVALLAGQFGLSLAPSAPSLPAPGPAAVLPIRS; this comes from the coding sequence ATGCGAGCAGGCCTCTGGCCATCCCCACGCCCTCGTGCGCCCCTGGCCGCCAGCACCCGTCCTGCGTCCCCACCGCCCGGTTCGGGTCCTGATTCAGGCTCCGAGGACGGCGCCCTGCTGGGCCGGATCTCCCGTCTCAGCGGTCACCTGGTGGTGGCCCTGGTGATCCTGGTGGTGATCGGCGGTGCCACCCGGGTCATGCAGGCCGGCCTGGCCTGTCCCGATTGGCCCCTGTGTTACGGCGCCCTGCTGCCGGGCCGACAGATGAACCTGCAGGTGTTTCTGGAGTGGTTTCACCGCCTCGATGCCTTCGTGGTGGGCATGGCCCTGCTGGTGATGGCCGCGGCCAGCGTGCTGGGGCGCCGTCGCCTGCCGCACTGGCTGCCCTGGATCGCCTGCGGGGCCCTGGCCCTGGTGGCGGTGCAGGGCGGCCTCGGGGCCCTCACGGTGACCCGGCTGCTGGCCTCCAGTCTGGTGACGGCCCATCTCGCCGCGGCCCTCACCCTGCTGGCTCTGATCAGTGCTGTCCATCAGATCCTGCGCCGTCAGGCGGGCCGTCACCCCAGCCCTCACACCATCCGACAGGGAGACCTTCCCGGCAGCCCTGCCGGCAAGCTTGAGCTTGTCCCGATCGGGCAAAGGTTTTGGCGGCGGTTGTGGCGGCTGGCCCTGCTGCTGGCGCTGGCCCTTGTGATGGCCCAGTGCCTGCTCGGCGGCTGGATGGCCAGCCACTGGGCGGCCGAGCAGTGTCTGGCTTCGGGGCAGGGCTGCAACCTGCTGGCCCTGCACCGGCGCCTCGCCAGCGGCGCCGGTGCCTCCCTGCTGCTCCTGGCCCCCTTGGGGATCGTGCTGCCGGGCCAGAGCCGGTCTGGGCGGGCCCTGGCCGTGGCCGCCGGCGCCCTGGTGGTGCTCCAGATCGCCCTGGGCGTTGTCACCCTGCGGCTGGGTCTCACCGTGCCCGCGGTCACCATCGCCCACCAGTTGGGCGCCGCCCTGCTGGTGGCCCTGCTGGCCGGCCAGTTCGGTCTCTCCCTGGCGCCGTCGGCGCCCTCCCTGCCGGCCCCCGGGCCTGCCGCTGTCCTTCCCATTCGGAGCTGA
- a CDS encoding cytochrome c oxidase subunit II, with amino-acid sequence MGTGLLVGTRVNLLPVEASSNASTYDSLFKVLFSIGTMLFLGILIVVVYSLVRFRRPVGDSGDGPAIEGNLPLEIVWTAIPAVVILFVGIYSYDIYERMGGMAPLMDHTTMHEAAMHEAAMHHSAMPASAAPDSQAGERIWGGIGPAAAADRNGGAAAASLPVDVTAMQFAFIFHYPEGDITSGELHVPLGQPVELRMQARDVIHAFWVPQFRLKQDVIPGQTTRLSFTATRAGTYPIVCAELCGAYHGGMRSNVVVHEPEAFEAWRLQNAPATTT; translated from the coding sequence GTGGGAACAGGGCTTCTTGTGGGAACGCGGGTGAACCTGCTGCCGGTGGAAGCCAGCAGCAACGCCTCCACCTATGACTCACTTTTTAAGGTTTTATTCAGCATTGGCACGATGCTCTTTCTGGGCATCCTGATCGTGGTGGTCTACAGCCTGGTGCGCTTCCGCCGCCCCGTGGGTGACAGTGGTGATGGCCCGGCGATTGAAGGCAACCTCCCCCTCGAAATCGTCTGGACAGCGATACCGGCGGTCGTGATCTTGTTTGTTGGTATCTACAGCTACGACATCTACGAGCGCATGGGCGGCATGGCACCGCTGATGGATCACACCACCATGCATGAGGCCGCAATGCATGAGGCTGCCATGCATCACTCCGCCATGCCCGCCTCGGCCGCACCGGACAGCCAGGCCGGCGAGCGGATCTGGGGTGGCATCGGCCCAGCCGCCGCCGCGGATCGGAACGGCGGAGCCGCAGCCGCCTCCCTGCCGGTGGACGTGACCGCGATGCAGTTCGCCTTCATCTTCCACTATCCAGAGGGTGACATCACCAGCGGTGAGCTGCATGTGCCCCTGGGGCAGCCCGTGGAGCTGCGGATGCAGGCCCGCGACGTGATCCATGCCTTCTGGGTTCCCCAGTTCCGGCTGAAGCAGGACGTGATCCCCGGGCAGACCACCCGCCTCTCCTTCACGGCCACCCGCGCCGGCACCTACCCGATCGTCTGCGCCGAACTCTGCGGCGCGTATCACGGAGGCATGCGCTCCAACGTGGTGGTGCATGAACCGGAGGCCTTCGAGGCCTGGCGGCTGCAGAACGCTCCAGCCACCACCACCTGA
- the ctaD gene encoding cytochrome c oxidase subunit I — MTLASPSPFPEGLQPTGWLRYFSFSLDHKVIGLQYLVCGFLFYLVGGLLAGVIRTELVSPMADFVSRDTYNEVLTLHGTVMIFLWIVPVVNGGFGNYLIPFYVGARDMAFPRLNAVAFWMIPPAGILLISSYFLAGAAAQSGWTAYPPLSLTTPAAGQVVWILSVLLLGGSSIFGAVNFIATVLKLRRPGLKLMQLPMYCWAMLGTSLLVVLSTPVLAGVLILLSFDIIAHTGFFNPSMGGNVVVYQHLFWFYSHPAVYIMVLPAFGLVSEILPVHARKPLFGYTTMVYSIMAIVFLGLIVWAHHMFTSGTPPWMRLFFTIATSFIAVPTGIKFFNWIATLWGGKIALNSAMLFSCGFILNFVFGGITGITLAQVPFDIHVHDTYYVVGHFHYIVYGGTVFVIFASLYHWYPKFTGRMLNEDLGRLHFVLTLIGFQLCFLPQHWLGLNGMPRRVAEYDPAFTTLNQVSSVGALIMAISTVPLLINVVLTAIRGPLAGDNPWNALTPEWLTSSPPPVENWVGEAPLVTEPYGYGTAAKTQP, encoded by the coding sequence ATGACCCTTGCCAGTCCGAGTCCTTTCCCCGAGGGCCTGCAGCCCACAGGCTGGCTGCGCTACTTCAGCTTCAGCCTCGATCACAAGGTGATCGGGCTTCAGTATCTGGTCTGCGGTTTTCTCTTCTATCTGGTCGGAGGCCTGCTGGCCGGTGTGATCCGCACCGAGCTGGTCAGTCCGATGGCCGATTTCGTCAGCCGCGACACCTACAACGAAGTGCTCACCCTGCACGGCACGGTGATGATCTTCCTGTGGATCGTGCCCGTGGTCAACGGAGGCTTCGGCAATTATCTGATCCCCTTCTACGTGGGGGCCCGTGACATGGCCTTTCCGCGCCTCAACGCGGTGGCCTTCTGGATGATCCCTCCCGCGGGCATCCTGCTGATCAGCAGCTATTTCCTCGCCGGTGCCGCGGCCCAGTCCGGCTGGACGGCCTATCCGCCCCTGAGCCTCACCACCCCGGCCGCCGGCCAGGTGGTGTGGATCCTCAGCGTGCTGCTGCTGGGAGGCAGCTCCATCTTCGGGGCCGTGAACTTCATCGCCACGGTGCTGAAGCTCAGAAGGCCTGGCCTCAAGCTGATGCAGTTGCCGATGTACTGCTGGGCCATGCTCGGCACCAGCCTGCTGGTGGTGCTCTCCACCCCGGTGCTGGCGGGGGTGCTGATCCTGCTGAGCTTCGACATCATCGCCCACACGGGCTTCTTCAATCCCTCCATGGGGGGCAACGTGGTGGTGTACCAGCACCTGTTCTGGTTCTATTCCCATCCGGCCGTCTACATCATGGTGCTGCCGGCCTTCGGACTGGTGAGCGAGATCCTGCCGGTGCATGCCCGCAAGCCTCTCTTCGGCTACACCACGATGGTGTATTCGATCATGGCCATCGTGTTCCTAGGCCTGATCGTGTGGGCCCACCACATGTTCACCAGCGGCACACCCCCCTGGATGCGCCTGTTCTTCACGATTGCCACCTCCTTCATCGCCGTACCCACGGGCATCAAGTTCTTCAACTGGATCGCCACGCTGTGGGGAGGCAAGATCGCTCTGAACTCGGCGATGCTGTTCTCGTGCGGCTTCATCCTCAACTTCGTGTTCGGAGGCATCACCGGCATCACCCTGGCCCAGGTGCCATTCGACATCCACGTGCATGACACCTACTACGTGGTGGGGCATTTCCACTACATCGTCTACGGAGGCACGGTGTTCGTGATCTTTGCCTCCCTGTATCACTGGTATCCCAAATTCACCGGGAGGATGCTGAACGAAGATCTGGGCCGGCTCCACTTCGTGCTCACCCTGATCGGCTTTCAGCTGTGCTTCCTTCCCCAGCACTGGCTGGGGCTCAACGGCATGCCCCGTCGGGTGGCGGAATACGACCCGGCCTTCACCACCCTCAACCAGGTGAGCAGCGTGGGGGCGCTGATCATGGCGATCAGCACCGTTCCCCTGTTGATCAATGTGGTGCTCACCGCCATCCGGGGACCTCTGGCCGGCGACAATCCCTGGAACGCCCTCACCCCCGAATGGCTCACCAGCTCCCCGCCGCCGGTGGAGAACTGGGTGGGTGAAGCCCCCCTCGTCACCGAGCCCTACGGCTACGGCACCGCAGCGAAGACCCAGCCATGA
- a CDS encoding cytochrome c oxidase subunit 3, whose amino-acid sequence MTLTNSSETALEATLQPAAAEHASDHHADLRMFGLTTFLVADGMTFAGFFAAYLTFRAVNPLPEGNNYELELLLPTINTVLLLVSSFTFHRAGREIRADRPKACRNWLLLTAALGATFLAGQMVEYFSLPFGLTEHLFASTFYALTGFHGLHVTLGVICIAIVALQCRSGGRITAANHFGLEAAELYWHFVDGIWVVLYGLLYVL is encoded by the coding sequence ATGACGCTCACCAACTCCTCCGAAACCGCCCTCGAGGCCACGCTGCAACCAGCGGCTGCCGAGCATGCCAGCGATCATCACGCCGACCTGCGCATGTTCGGCCTCACCACCTTCCTGGTGGCCGATGGCATGACCTTCGCAGGCTTCTTCGCCGCTTACCTCACCTTCCGCGCGGTCAATCCCCTGCCGGAAGGCAACAACTACGAGCTGGAGCTGCTGCTCCCAACGATCAACACAGTGCTGCTGCTGGTGAGCAGTTTCACCTTCCACCGCGCCGGTCGCGAGATCCGGGCCGACCGGCCGAAGGCCTGCCGCAACTGGCTTCTGCTCACGGCGGCCCTGGGGGCCACCTTCCTGGCCGGCCAGATGGTGGAGTACTTCAGCCTGCCGTTCGGCCTCACGGAACACCTGTTCGCCAGCACCTTCTATGCCCTCACCGGCTTCCATGGCCTGCACGTGACCCTCGGTGTGATCTGCATCGCGATCGTGGCCCTGCAGTGCAGGAGCGGCGGCAGGATCACCGCGGCGAACCACTTCGGTCTGGAGGCTGCCGAGCTCTACTGGCACTTCGTGGATGGCATCTGGGTGGTGCTGTACGGCCTGCTCTACGTCCTCTGA
- a CDS encoding AbrB family transcriptional regulator has product MLEGQALLDKARALSNQPEDQIARACGYVGPSGRVLRKSFYRALVAAKGYPMPEAAAGRSDRGGGPGKGRQAEFRTRVHGNGNLLIGHAYTRRLGLEPGQEFRIELRRETGSIWLLPLEESGDQDSGVPDAENENDSTTVERPADGHSAG; this is encoded by the coding sequence ATGCTGGAAGGCCAGGCCCTGCTCGACAAGGCCCGGGCCCTCAGCAACCAGCCGGAGGACCAGATCGCACGGGCCTGTGGGTATGTGGGCCCCAGCGGCAGGGTGCTGCGCAAGAGCTTCTACCGGGCCCTGGTGGCCGCCAAGGGCTACCCGATGCCGGAGGCCGCCGCCGGGCGCAGCGATCGGGGCGGTGGTCCGGGGAAGGGTCGCCAGGCCGAGTTCCGCACGCGGGTGCATGGCAACGGCAACCTGTTGATCGGCCACGCCTACACCCGCCGCCTAGGCCTGGAACCGGGCCAGGAATTCCGGATCGAGCTGCGGCGTGAGACCGGCTCGATCTGGCTCCTCCCCCTGGAGGAGTCCGGCGACCAGGATTCCGGTGTCCCTGACGCCGAGAACGAGAACGACTCAACCACCGTGGAGCGCCCCGCAGACGGGCACTCCGCCGGCTAG
- a CDS encoding HdeD family acid-resistance protein, whose translation MGPLGMATDTASLRTFTLFEGLLMLVLGILALLFPLAASVWVTAMVAVVFLVGGLFGWINNLMRARLLGRWLAFWRLVVSTLFLVAGLSMLLQLGAGPGQAAAPIAALALAIGLVFLVEGVVALLVSLAHRRIRGWGWGLVNGAVTLVLGGLILTLPGEVLVRVLGLLVGISFLFSGLDLLSFSASFHLPATPAEPEG comes from the coding sequence ATGGGCCCGCTTGGCATGGCCACCGACACGGCATCCCTGCGGACTTTCACCCTTTTTGAAGGTCTGCTCATGCTGGTGCTGGGCATCCTGGCCCTGCTCTTTCCCCTGGCGGCCTCGGTGTGGGTCACTGCCATGGTGGCGGTGGTGTTTCTGGTGGGTGGTCTGTTCGGCTGGATCAACAACCTGATGCGCGCCCGCCTGCTGGGTCGCTGGCTCGCCTTCTGGCGCCTGGTGGTGTCCACCCTGTTTCTGGTGGCCGGCCTGTCGATGCTGCTGCAGCTGGGGGCCGGCCCTGGCCAGGCGGCAGCTCCGATCGCGGCCCTGGCCCTGGCCATCGGCCTGGTGTTTCTGGTGGAGGGGGTGGTGGCGCTGCTGGTGTCCCTGGCTCACCGGCGGATCCGGGGCTGGGGCTGGGGGCTGGTGAATGGCGCGGTGACGCTGGTGCTGGGTGGACTCATCCTCACCCTCCCGGGCGAGGTGCTGGTGCGCGTGCTCGGCCTGCTGGTGGGTATCAGCTTCCTGTTCAGCGGGCTGGATCTGCTCAGTTTCAGCGCCAGTTTCCACCTGCCGGCCACCCCGGCCGAGCCAGAGGGCTAG
- a CDS encoding riboflavin synthase, whose product MFTGLVQAMGTIERSPGGVRLRWRAGAGGWGPEGLQLGESVAVDGVCLTVAERLHDGFRAAVSEETLRRSTLAARADRRAPVNLEPALRLADRLGGHLVSGHVDGLGTVQAITRESASWRLELAWQDPAYGRYVCDKASVAVNGISLTVAGCSAEGVSFWVAVIPHTWEETTLQHLRAGDGVNLEADLLAKYTERLLGGGARGGQSLDAAWLAEHGWQA is encoded by the coding sequence TGGTGCAGGCCATGGGCACGATCGAGCGCTCCCCTGGGGGCGTGCGGCTGCGCTGGCGGGCCGGAGCCGGCGGCTGGGGGCCTGAGGGCCTGCAGCTGGGGGAGAGCGTGGCGGTGGACGGCGTGTGCCTCACGGTGGCGGAACGGCTGCACGATGGCTTCCGCGCCGCCGTGAGCGAGGAGACCCTGCGGCGCAGCACCCTGGCCGCCCGGGCGGACCGCCGGGCCCCCGTGAATCTGGAGCCCGCCCTGCGGCTGGCCGACCGCCTGGGGGGGCACCTGGTGAGCGGCCATGTCGATGGCCTCGGCACCGTGCAGGCGATCACGCGGGAGAGCGCGTCGTGGCGGCTGGAGCTGGCCTGGCAGGATCCCGCCTATGGCCGCTATGTGTGCGACAAGGCCAGCGTGGCGGTGAACGGCATCAGCCTCACCGTGGCAGGCTGCAGCGCCGAAGGTGTGAGCTTCTGGGTGGCCGTGATCCCCCACACCTGGGAGGAGACCACCCTCCAGCACCTGCGGGCCGGTGATGGCGTCAATCTGGAGGCGGATCTGCTCGCCAAGTACACCGAGCGGCTGCTGGGGGGGGGTGCCCGGGGCGGCCAGAGCCTCGATGCGGCCTGGCTGGCCGAACACGGTTGGCAGGCCTAG